The following coding sequences are from one Achromobacter sp. B7 window:
- a CDS encoding ABC transporter ATP-binding protein: MSDILLDVRGLRTAFHTEAGAYLAVDGVDLTVRRGEIVGLVGESGSGKSVTGFSLLGLIDPPGEVVDGEVKFKGTDLRKLTEEQMRQLRGNRIAMIFQDPLMTLNPVLRIGEQMMEAILTHENVSRAQAEERCREALEMVGIPSPESRLKSYPHEFSGGMRQRVAIAIAMLNKPDLIICDEPTTALDVTIQGQILYRMQEICREHNTALIWITHDLGVVAELADRVAVMYAGRIVESGPVEQVLESPRHPYTRGLLDSMPGATQPGARLHQINGMAPSLAGRPSGCAFRPRCPKAVTRCTEQAPSVTTEGPRSYRCYVPIAREAQQA; the protein is encoded by the coding sequence ATGAGCGACATTCTTCTTGATGTGCGCGGGCTGCGCACCGCATTCCATACCGAGGCCGGCGCGTACCTGGCCGTCGACGGCGTCGACCTTACCGTGCGCCGCGGCGAAATCGTGGGCCTGGTCGGCGAATCGGGCTCGGGCAAATCCGTGACCGGTTTCTCACTGCTGGGCCTGATCGACCCGCCCGGGGAAGTGGTGGACGGCGAAGTGAAGTTCAAGGGCACCGACCTGCGCAAGCTCACGGAAGAGCAAATGCGCCAGTTGCGCGGCAACCGCATCGCCATGATCTTCCAGGACCCCTTGATGACGCTGAACCCGGTGCTGCGCATCGGCGAGCAGATGATGGAAGCCATCCTCACGCACGAAAACGTGTCGCGCGCGCAAGCCGAGGAGCGCTGCCGCGAGGCGCTTGAGATGGTGGGCATTCCGTCGCCGGAATCGCGCTTGAAGAGCTATCCGCACGAATTCTCCGGCGGTATGCGCCAGCGCGTGGCCATTGCCATCGCCATGCTGAACAAGCCTGACCTCATCATCTGCGACGAGCCCACGACCGCGCTGGACGTCACGATCCAGGGCCAGATTCTTTACCGCATGCAAGAGATCTGCCGCGAGCACAACACCGCGCTTATCTGGATCACGCACGATCTGGGCGTGGTAGCCGAGCTGGCCGATCGCGTCGCCGTCATGTATGCGGGCCGCATCGTGGAAAGCGGCCCGGTTGAACAGGTGCTGGAATCACCGCGCCACCCCTACACCCGGGGCCTGTTGGATTCGATGCCCGGCGCCACGCAACCCGGCGCGCGCCTGCACCAGATCAACGGCATGGCGCCCAGCCTGGCGGGCCGCCCCTCGGGCTGTGCGTTCCGGCCGCGTTGCCCCAAGGCGGTCACGCGTTGCACCGAACAAGCCCCCTCCGTTACCACCGAAGGTCCGCGCAGCTACCGCTGTTACGTGCCGATAGCCCGCGAGGCACAGCAAGCATGA
- a CDS encoding ABC transporter permease: MANSPNPGRTRTVQPLAETPQRASILKKLHARPTVRGSVIALAILIILVVFAPYFAPQNPYDLANLSLMDGRLAPRQALMDGSIAWLGTDDQGRDMLSAILYGLRISLMVGLSAVVLATAIGGAIGLIAAYVGGLVDTILMRIVDFILGFPTILVALVLLVVLGRGVDKVILALVLVQWGHYARIMRSRALQERRKEYVEAAANLGFPAWRIMVFHLLPNCLGPVMVFATIQIATAIALEATLSFLGVGVPITEPSLGLLISNGFQYLLSGDYWISLFPGIALLVLILSINIVGDRLRESLDPRRA, translated from the coding sequence ATGGCTAACTCTCCCAATCCCGGCCGCACCCGCACCGTCCAGCCTCTGGCCGAGACCCCGCAGCGCGCCTCCATCCTGAAAAAACTGCATGCGCGCCCCACCGTGCGCGGCTCGGTCATCGCGCTGGCCATCCTGATCATCCTGGTGGTGTTCGCGCCATACTTCGCGCCGCAAAACCCCTATGACCTGGCCAACCTGTCGCTGATGGACGGCCGCCTGGCGCCGCGCCAGGCGCTGATGGACGGCAGCATCGCGTGGCTGGGCACCGACGACCAGGGCCGCGACATGCTCAGCGCCATCCTGTATGGCCTGCGCATCAGCCTGATGGTGGGCTTGTCGGCCGTGGTGCTGGCCACCGCCATCGGCGGGGCCATCGGCCTGATCGCCGCCTACGTCGGCGGCCTGGTCGACACCATCCTGATGCGCATCGTCGACTTCATTTTGGGCTTTCCCACCATCCTCGTGGCGCTGGTGCTGCTGGTGGTGCTGGGGCGCGGGGTGGACAAGGTGATTCTGGCGCTGGTGCTGGTGCAGTGGGGGCACTACGCCCGCATCATGCGCAGCCGCGCGCTGCAAGAGCGCCGCAAGGAATACGTCGAAGCCGCCGCCAACCTGGGCTTTCCCGCGTGGCGCATCATGGTCTTCCACCTGCTGCCCAACTGCCTGGGCCCGGTCATGGTGTTCGCCACCATTCAGATCGCCACCGCGATCGCGCTGGAAGCCACGCTGTCCTTCCTGGGCGTCGGCGTGCCGATCACCGAGCCCTCGCTGGGCCTGCTGATTTCCAACGGCTTCCAATACCTGCTGTCGGGCGATTACTGGATCAGCCTGTTCCCCGGCATTGCGCTGCTGGTGCTGATTCTTTCCATCAACATCGTGGGCGACCGCCTGCGCGAAAGCCTGGACCCCCGACGAGCATGA
- a CDS encoding ABC transporter permease: MALFILRRLIQSLFVLLAVSVVVFFAVYAVGDPIELLVSPEASQAAREAMIARLGLDLPVWQQYTGFLWRALHGDLGTSFVHGIPAIELIVQRIPATFELVIVAIMLTCVIGIPLGLVAGLYRDDYLGRGIMASSVLGFSLPNFWQGMMLILLFAVWLGWLPATGRGDTVTVLGVRLSILTADGWSHLIMPAINLALANIALVLRLTASGVVEARSQDYVKFARAKGVKPGRIVRRHILRNILIPVVTVIGMEFGSLIAYSTITETVFAWPGMGKLLIDSVYQLDRPVVVAYVMLVTLIFVVINLVVDILYAALDPRVQLVAPAQ, encoded by the coding sequence GTGGCCTTGTTCATCCTGCGCAGACTGATCCAGAGTCTGTTCGTACTGCTGGCCGTATCGGTCGTGGTCTTTTTCGCGGTGTATGCCGTGGGCGACCCGATCGAACTGCTGGTCAGTCCCGAAGCCAGCCAGGCCGCCCGCGAGGCGATGATCGCCCGCCTGGGCCTGGACCTGCCCGTGTGGCAGCAATACACCGGGTTCCTGTGGCGCGCGCTGCATGGCGACCTGGGCACGTCGTTCGTGCACGGCATCCCCGCCATCGAGCTGATCGTGCAGCGCATTCCCGCCACGTTCGAACTCGTTATCGTGGCCATCATGCTGACCTGTGTGATCGGGATTCCGCTGGGGCTGGTCGCCGGCCTGTACCGCGACGACTACCTCGGCCGCGGCATCATGGCGTCGTCGGTGCTGGGCTTTTCGCTGCCGAACTTCTGGCAGGGCATGATGCTGATCCTGCTGTTCGCCGTGTGGCTGGGCTGGCTGCCGGCCACGGGGCGCGGCGACACCGTGACCGTGCTGGGCGTGCGCCTGTCCATCCTGACGGCCGATGGCTGGTCGCACCTGATCATGCCGGCCATCAACCTGGCGCTGGCCAATATCGCCCTGGTGCTGCGCCTGACGGCCTCGGGCGTGGTCGAAGCGCGCAGCCAGGACTACGTGAAATTCGCGCGCGCCAAGGGCGTCAAGCCCGGCCGCATCGTGCGCCGCCACATCCTGCGCAACATCCTGATCCCGGTCGTGACCGTGATCGGCATGGAATTCGGCAGCCTGATCGCGTATTCCACCATCACCGAAACCGTCTTCGCGTGGCCCGGCATGGGCAAGCTGCTGATCGACAGCGTCTACCAGCTGGACCGCCCGGTGGTGGTTGCCTACGTGATGCTGGTCACCCTGATCTTCGTGGTCATCAACCTGGTTGTGGACATCCTGTATGCCGCGCTCGACCCGCGCGTGCAGCTGGTGGCCCCCGCTCAATAA
- a CDS encoding ABC transporter substrate-binding protein gives MSIQVSTRSALLALACTLAGAPAAMAQTTPTTLKIGLSSEPTSMDPHYHQATPNDAMTSHMFETLVGQDAKMDLIPRLATGWKALDETTWEFTLRENARFSNGQPFTAQDVIFTFCRVMNNEQAIGGSYPAIVQKFADVQAQGSSKLVIKTHKPYPLLPNDLTRTAMLWSGIVEHGPITFDLKNKCGVTGPWPTVADFNGGRDVIGTGPYTLKSYVKGTAIELTRNDSYWGEKPAWQQVKLIPVPAAGPRLTGLLAGDFDLIENPAARDVKRISETPGFGHVITPSVRVVYFQFDVGRSPSPTVKAADGKNPLQDVRVRRAISMAIDRKTIAARIMDGAATPANQFLPDGMFGTLRHPPELKYDPEGAKKLLAEAGYPNGFELTISSTNDRYINDAQISQAVAQYLSRVGIKTTVDAMTRSVYFPKRAKREFSFAMGGWSSETGEASSFLQYWVSRFDKEHGLGTSNYGGYDNPEFDGVFKRALVTVDPAEREKLLQQSLAIALADLPSIPLHFESSIWAFKKGLVYEGRADQYTLAMSARPAK, from the coding sequence ATGTCCATCCAGGTATCCACCCGCAGCGCATTACTGGCCTTGGCCTGTACGTTGGCCGGCGCCCCGGCCGCCATGGCCCAGACGACGCCCACCACGTTGAAGATCGGCCTGTCGTCCGAGCCCACGTCGATGGACCCGCACTATCACCAGGCCACGCCCAACGACGCGATGACCTCGCACATGTTCGAGACGCTGGTAGGGCAGGACGCCAAGATGGACTTGATTCCGCGTCTGGCCACGGGCTGGAAGGCGCTGGACGAGACCACCTGGGAATTCACGCTGCGCGAGAACGCCCGGTTTTCCAACGGCCAGCCTTTCACCGCGCAGGACGTCATCTTCACGTTTTGCCGCGTGATGAACAACGAACAAGCGATCGGCGGTTCATACCCGGCGATCGTGCAGAAGTTTGCCGACGTCCAGGCGCAAGGCAGCAGCAAGCTGGTCATCAAGACGCACAAGCCCTATCCGCTGCTGCCCAACGACCTGACCCGCACGGCCATGCTCTGGAGCGGCATCGTCGAGCACGGCCCCATCACCTTCGACTTGAAAAACAAGTGCGGCGTGACCGGCCCCTGGCCCACCGTGGCCGACTTCAATGGCGGCCGCGATGTGATCGGCACCGGCCCGTATACGCTGAAGTCCTACGTGAAGGGCACGGCCATCGAGCTGACGCGCAACGACAGCTATTGGGGCGAGAAGCCCGCCTGGCAACAGGTCAAGCTGATCCCCGTGCCCGCCGCCGGCCCGCGCCTGACCGGCCTGTTGGCTGGCGACTTCGACCTGATCGAAAACCCCGCCGCGCGCGATGTGAAGCGCATTTCGGAAACGCCGGGCTTCGGCCATGTGATCACGCCGTCGGTGCGCGTGGTGTATTTCCAGTTTGATGTGGGCCGCAGCCCCAGCCCCACCGTCAAGGCCGCCGACGGCAAGAACCCCTTGCAGGACGTGCGCGTGCGCCGCGCCATTTCCATGGCCATCGACCGCAAGACCATCGCCGCGCGCATCATGGATGGCGCCGCCACGCCCGCCAACCAGTTCCTGCCTGACGGCATGTTCGGCACGCTGCGCCATCCGCCCGAACTGAAGTACGACCCCGAAGGCGCCAAGAAGCTGCTGGCCGAAGCCGGTTACCCCAACGGCTTCGAGCTGACCATTTCATCCACCAACGACCGCTACATCAACGACGCCCAGATCTCGCAAGCCGTGGCGCAGTACCTGTCGCGCGTGGGCATCAAGACCACGGTCGACGCGATGACGCGCTCGGTGTATTTCCCCAAGCGTGCCAAGCGCGAATTCAGCTTTGCCATGGGCGGCTGGTCGTCTGAAACCGGCGAGGCGTCGTCTTTCCTACAATACTGGGTCAGTCGGTTCGACAAAGAGCACGGCCTGGGCACCAGCAACTATGGGGGTTACGACAACCCCGAGTTCGACGGCGTATTCAAGCGCGCCCTGGTGACCGTGGACCCGGCCGAGCGGGAAAAGCTGCTGCAACAGTCCCTGGCGATTGCGCTGGCCGACCTGCCCAGCATTCCCCTGCACTTTGAAAGCAGCATCTGGGCGTTCAAGAAGGGGCTGGTCTACGAGGGCCGTGCGGATCAGTACACGCTGGCCATGTCCGCCCGACCGGCCAAGTAG
- a CDS encoding succinylglutamate desuccinylase/aspartoacylase family protein codes for MPTPTPAARPRPFLLACPDLSAERLGNTDTPGVWHFDSGVPGKRVMLSALIHGNELCGAWALKEALTAGLRPRRGSLTLAFCNLAAFDRFDSANYAPARFVDEDMNRVWSDDKLTVPISQERRRAAQIRPWVEQSDWLLDFHSMSNSDVPLQLTGMQQRNIDLALALGNPATIIADAGHAAGVRMRDYGRFGEAGDNGTRSLLIECGFHGAPEARGVAVDQMARFLLGAGTLDRDDIPAGWIEPAAATQRALRVTHAVAAKSADFRFAEPWKGLETLATAGTVIGWSEGEPVVTPYDNCVLIMPSTANLRPGVTVVRLAQPIG; via the coding sequence ATGCCCACGCCTACCCCCGCGGCCCGTCCGCGCCCTTTTCTTTTAGCCTGTCCGGATTTGTCGGCCGAACGCTTGGGCAATACGGATACGCCCGGCGTCTGGCATTTCGATTCCGGCGTACCCGGCAAGCGTGTCATGTTGAGCGCACTGATCCACGGCAACGAGCTGTGCGGCGCCTGGGCCCTGAAAGAAGCGTTGACGGCCGGGCTGCGGCCTCGCCGGGGTTCGCTGACGCTGGCCTTCTGTAACCTGGCCGCGTTCGACCGCTTCGATTCCGCCAATTACGCCCCCGCCCGTTTTGTCGACGAAGACATGAACCGCGTCTGGAGCGACGACAAGCTGACCGTGCCGATCAGCCAGGAACGCCGCCGCGCCGCGCAGATCCGTCCATGGGTCGAACAGTCCGACTGGTTGTTGGACTTTCATTCCATGAGCAATTCCGACGTGCCGCTGCAACTGACCGGCATGCAGCAGCGCAATATCGACCTGGCCCTGGCGCTGGGCAACCCGGCCACCATCATTGCCGACGCGGGCCATGCGGCCGGCGTGCGCATGCGCGACTATGGCCGCTTTGGCGAAGCCGGCGACAACGGCACGCGGTCCTTGCTGATTGAATGCGGCTTCCATGGCGCGCCCGAAGCGCGCGGCGTGGCGGTGGACCAGATGGCCCGCTTCCTGCTCGGAGCCGGCACACTGGACCGCGACGACATTCCCGCCGGCTGGATCGAACCCGCCGCCGCCACCCAGCGCGCACTGCGTGTTACCCACGCCGTTGCGGCCAAAAGCGCCGACTTCCGTTTTGCCGAGCCCTGGAAAGGGCTGGAAACGCTGGCCACCGCCGGCACCGTCATCGGCTGGTCCGAAGGCGAACCCGTCGTCACCCCGTATGACAACTGCGTGCTGATCATGCCGTCCACCGCCAACCTGCGGCCCGGCGTGACCGTCGTGCGGCTGGCGCAGCCTATCGGCTGA
- a CDS encoding ABC transporter substrate-binding protein → MKLRTTLALVAAAIPLAAAQAQTLKIGLSAEPTSADPHYHKMTQNDAFSAHVYSSLVGRSADMKLTPQLAKSWKNLDDLTWEFKLRDDVKFSNGKPFTSEDVLFTICRTLNNETNVSQSYMDMTKRITDVQTPDAHTVIIKTGEPFPLMPAELARSLPIVWNGIVEHGKLTFDPKKGCGVTGPWPTVADFNNGKDSIGTGPYTLKSYVKGTGIELVRNENYWGEKPYWKEVKFVPVPSAGPRLTGLLSGDFDMIENPAARDLPRLKDNPKFGFVATPSTRLVFFQPDVARNPSPFVKSADGKNPLQDLRVRKAISMAIDRKTITARIMDGMATPAYQFMPDGMFGALPKAPEIKYDPEGAKKLLAEAGYPNGFELTLSSTNDRYVNDGQVAQAVAQYLARVGIKTHVDAMTASIYFPKRAKREFSFSMGGWPAETGEASALFQLWVASLDSPNSLGTSNYGGFSNADFDKVYKQAIVTVDAPKREKLLQESTQIALDNVPLIPLHFESSIWAFRKGITYEGRRDQYTLATSVTPDKK, encoded by the coding sequence ATGAAGTTGCGCACCACCCTGGCCCTTGTGGCCGCCGCCATTCCCTTGGCAGCCGCCCAAGCCCAGACGCTGAAGATCGGCCTGTCGGCCGAACCCACTTCGGCGGACCCCCACTATCACAAGATGACGCAGAACGACGCGTTCTCCGCGCACGTCTACAGTTCGCTGGTGGGTCGCAGCGCCGACATGAAGTTGACGCCTCAATTGGCCAAGTCCTGGAAGAACCTGGACGATCTGACCTGGGAATTCAAGCTGCGCGACGACGTCAAGTTCTCGAACGGCAAGCCGTTCACGTCCGAAGACGTGCTGTTCACCATCTGCCGCACGCTGAACAACGAAACCAACGTGTCGCAGTCCTACATGGACATGACCAAGCGCATCACGGACGTGCAAACGCCCGACGCGCACACCGTCATCATCAAGACCGGCGAGCCCTTCCCCCTGATGCCCGCCGAGCTGGCCCGCTCGCTGCCCATCGTGTGGAACGGCATTGTCGAGCACGGCAAGCTGACATTCGACCCCAAGAAGGGTTGCGGCGTGACGGGCCCGTGGCCCACGGTTGCCGACTTCAACAACGGCAAGGATTCCATCGGCACCGGCCCCTACACCCTCAAGTCCTACGTGAAGGGCACCGGCATCGAGCTGGTCCGCAACGAGAACTACTGGGGCGAGAAGCCGTACTGGAAGGAAGTGAAGTTCGTGCCGGTGCCGTCCGCCGGCCCGCGCCTGACCGGCCTGCTGTCGGGTGACTTCGACATGATCGAAAACCCGGCCGCCCGTGACCTGCCGCGCCTGAAGGACAACCCGAAGTTCGGCTTTGTGGCCACGCCGTCCACCCGCCTGGTGTTCTTCCAGCCGGACGTGGCCCGCAACCCGAGCCCGTTCGTCAAGAGCGCCGACGGCAAGAACCCGCTGCAGGACCTGCGCGTGCGCAAGGCCATTTCGATGGCCATCGACCGCAAGACCATCACTGCCCGCATCATGGACGGCATGGCCACCCCGGCCTACCAGTTCATGCCCGACGGCATGTTCGGCGCGTTGCCCAAGGCTCCGGAAATCAAGTACGACCCCGAAGGCGCCAAGAAGCTGCTGGCCGAAGCCGGCTACCCGAACGGCTTTGAATTGACGCTGTCGTCCACCAACGACCGCTACGTCAACGACGGCCAGGTCGCACAGGCCGTGGCGCAATACCTGGCCCGCGTCGGCATCAAGACCCACGTGGACGCCATGACCGCATCCATCTATTTCCCCAAGCGCGCCAAGCGCGAGTTCAGCTTCTCGATGGGCGGCTGGCCGGCGGAAACGGGTGAAGCCTCGGCGCTGTTCCAGCTGTGGGTTGCGTCCCTGGATTCGCCCAACAGCCTGGGCACCAGCAACTACGGCGGCTTTTCCAATGCCGATTTCGACAAGGTCTACAAGCAGGCCATCGTGACGGTGGACGCGCCCAAGCGCGAAAAGCTGTTGCAGGAATCCACCCAGATCGCTCTGGACAACGTGCCGCTGATCCCGCTGCACTTCGAAAGCAGCATCTGGGCCTTCCGCAAGGGCATCACCTACGAAGGCCGCCGCGACCAGTACACCCTGGCCACGTCCGTCACGCCCGACAAGAAGTGA
- a CDS encoding NAD(P)H-hydrate dehydratase, with amino-acid sequence MNTPAPTGAPIDRASLPALFAPREADTHKGSFGTVGVVGGGHGMTGAALLAARAALLTGAGKVLVGFAQETSPMACDPHQPELMLRDARSLLDTDWGVTAWVAGCGIGTDALAANALSELFVLRHQTPLVLDADGLNLLACGGIQPNWGAGPVVLTPHPAEAGRLLGIPAAQVQADRPGAAWKLAQRYQCWVVLKGAGTVVCHPARGIRINTSGNPGLATAGTGDVLAGMLGSLLAQKLPEDQAVPGAVWLHGAAADALVAAGVGPIGLTASELPNAARALRNGR; translated from the coding sequence ATGAACACCCCCGCCCCGACCGGCGCCCCCATCGACCGCGCCAGCCTGCCCGCCCTGTTCGCCCCCCGTGAAGCCGACACGCACAAGGGCAGCTTCGGCACGGTCGGCGTCGTGGGCGGCGGCCACGGCATGACAGGCGCTGCGCTGCTTGCCGCCCGCGCTGCCTTGTTGACCGGCGCCGGCAAGGTGCTGGTGGGCTTTGCACAGGAAACGTCGCCGATGGCCTGCGACCCGCACCAGCCGGAACTGATGCTGCGCGACGCCCGTTCGCTGCTGGACACCGACTGGGGCGTGACCGCCTGGGTAGCGGGCTGCGGGATCGGCACGGACGCGCTGGCGGCCAACGCCCTGTCGGAACTGTTCGTGCTGCGGCACCAAACCCCGCTGGTGCTGGACGCCGACGGGCTTAACCTCTTGGCCTGCGGCGGCATCCAGCCCAATTGGGGCGCCGGCCCGGTTGTGCTGACGCCGCACCCTGCCGAAGCCGGCCGCCTGCTGGGCATCCCCGCGGCCCAGGTTCAGGCCGACCGCCCCGGCGCCGCCTGGAAATTGGCGCAGCGCTATCAATGCTGGGTGGTGCTGAAAGGCGCGGGCACGGTGGTCTGCCACCCGGCTCGCGGCATCCGGATCAATACCAGCGGCAATCCCGGTTTGGCCACGGCCGGCACCGGCGACGTTCTGGCGGGAATGCTGGGATCTTTATTGGCGCAGAAGCTGCCCGAAGACCAAGCCGTGCCCGGCGCCGTCTGGCTGCACGGCGCGGCCGCGGATGCGCTGGTGGCAGCGGGTGTTGGCCCGATCGGCCTGACCGCCTCAGAGCTGCCAAACGCGGCTCGCGCCTTGCGCAATGGGCGCTAA
- a CDS encoding enoyl-CoA hydratase/isomerase family protein → MTDITLQHYSAYESLKLRRHPGGVLELIMGAKGGQPGKLSTADDRMHRELADIWRDIDTDPDTRVVVIRGEGKGFSGGGDLELVQQMADDFDVRTRVWREARDLVYNIINCNKPIVSAMHGAAVGAGLVAGLLADISIAARDARIIDGHTRLGVTAGDHAAIVWPLLCGMAKAKYYLMLCETVTGEEAERIGLVSLCVDEADLIPRAFEVANKLAAGSQTAIRWTKYSLNNWLRMAGPSFDTSLALEFMGFGGPDVKEGIQSLRERRAPNFRPDSPF, encoded by the coding sequence ATGACCGATATCACGCTGCAACACTATTCAGCCTATGAATCCCTGAAGCTGCGCCGGCACCCCGGCGGCGTGCTGGAGCTGATCATGGGCGCCAAGGGCGGGCAGCCCGGCAAGCTGTCCACGGCGGATGACCGCATGCACCGCGAACTGGCGGACATCTGGCGCGACATCGACACCGACCCCGACACCCGTGTCGTGGTGATCCGTGGCGAGGGCAAAGGCTTTTCGGGGGGCGGCGACCTGGAGCTGGTGCAGCAGATGGCCGACGACTTCGACGTGCGCACCCGCGTCTGGCGTGAAGCGCGCGACCTGGTCTACAACATCATCAACTGCAACAAGCCCATCGTGTCCGCCATGCACGGCGCGGCGGTGGGGGCGGGGCTGGTGGCCGGCCTGCTGGCCGACATCTCGATCGCGGCGCGCGACGCCCGCATCATCGATGGCCACACCCGCCTGGGCGTGACGGCGGGCGACCACGCCGCTATCGTCTGGCCGCTGCTGTGTGGCATGGCCAAGGCCAAGTATTACCTGATGCTGTGCGAAACCGTGACGGGCGAAGAAGCCGAGCGCATCGGCCTGGTGTCGCTGTGCGTCGATGAAGCCGATTTGATACCCCGCGCCTTCGAAGTCGCCAACAAACTGGCCGCCGGATCGCAGACTGCCATTCGCTGGACCAAATATTCGCTGAACAATTGGCTGCGCATGGCCGGCCCCAGCTTCGATACGTCGCTGGCGCTGGAGTTCATGGGGTTTGGCGGGCCGGACGTGAAGGAAGGCATCCAGTCGCTGCGCGAACGCCGGGCACCCAATTTCCGGCCGGATTCGCCGTTTTGA
- a CDS encoding enoyl-CoA hydratase-related protein has protein sequence MSAGLKVARDGAVLTLTIDRQDRRNALDTATYAALTEQLSLASADQAVSAVILTGAGQHFTAGNDLRDFQAERGAGDSAGLTFLRALSTAEVPVIAAVEGYAIGIGVTLLQHCDFVHIGQGATLRMPFVALGLCPEGASSLLMPRLAGRRAAEWLLQGKAFSAEDARDAGLATSVTPAGAALAAAQATAADLARQPPAALRLTKAMMKRADRLAIQETLDYEAQQFRARLQTEEAQAAFAKFFKK, from the coding sequence ATGAGCGCGGGGCTGAAAGTCGCCCGCGACGGCGCGGTACTGACGCTGACCATCGACCGCCAGGACCGCCGCAACGCGCTGGACACGGCCACCTACGCCGCGCTGACCGAGCAGCTGTCGCTGGCCAGCGCCGATCAGGCCGTGTCAGCGGTGATACTGACGGGCGCGGGCCAGCATTTCACGGCGGGCAATGATCTGCGAGACTTCCAGGCGGAACGCGGCGCGGGCGATAGCGCGGGGCTGACGTTCTTGCGGGCGCTGTCCACGGCCGAGGTACCGGTGATCGCGGCGGTCGAGGGCTATGCGATCGGCATTGGCGTGACCCTGTTGCAGCATTGCGACTTTGTCCATATTGGCCAGGGCGCCACGCTGCGCATGCCGTTCGTGGCGCTGGGCCTGTGCCCCGAAGGCGCGTCCAGCCTGCTGATGCCGCGCCTGGCGGGCCGGCGCGCCGCCGAATGGCTATTGCAAGGCAAGGCGTTTTCGGCTGAGGACGCGCGCGACGCGGGTCTGGCCACCAGCGTCACACCGGCAGGCGCGGCGCTGGCCGCCGCACAGGCCACGGCCGCCGACCTGGCCCGCCAACCGCCGGCTGCCTTGCGCCTGACCAAGGCCATGATGAAACGCGCGGATCGCCTGGCCATCCAGGAAACGCTGGACTACGAAGCCCAGCAATTCCGCGCCCGCCTGCAAACCGAAGAGGCGCAGGCGGCGTTTGCGAAGTTCTTCAAGAAATAG
- a CDS encoding nitronate monooxygenase family protein encodes MPHSLVTDLYGQMSLPVISAPMFIVSNPQLVIAQCTSGIVGSFPALNARPQSLLTDWLDEVQAGLASHREANPGAVVAPFAVNQIIHQSNDRLEQDLAVCASHRVPLIITSLRAPGDLVKGVHDWGGKVFHDVTTLRHAEKALEAGVDGLILVCTGAGGHAGTLSPFALLSEVRRFYDGPLILSGAITSGAHVLAALAMGADFAYMGTRFIASQEANASEGYKSAIVEASASDILYTPFFTGIPGNYLKASITASGLDPANLPQPDSGASNFGSSRVKPWKDIWGAGQGVGGIASVLPTREIVATLRREYAQAKAQLEGRSFA; translated from the coding sequence ATGCCCCACTCTCTCGTGACAGATTTGTATGGCCAGATGTCCCTGCCGGTCATCAGCGCCCCCATGTTCATCGTCTCAAACCCGCAACTGGTGATCGCGCAGTGCACGAGCGGCATCGTGGGTTCGTTCCCCGCGCTGAACGCGCGTCCGCAAAGCCTGTTGACCGATTGGCTGGATGAGGTCCAGGCCGGCTTGGCCTCGCACCGGGAAGCCAACCCCGGCGCCGTCGTGGCGCCGTTTGCGGTCAACCAGATCATTCACCAGTCCAACGACCGCCTGGAGCAGGACCTGGCCGTTTGCGCCAGCCACCGCGTGCCGCTCATCATCACCAGCCTGCGCGCCCCCGGCGACCTGGTCAAAGGCGTGCACGACTGGGGCGGCAAGGTTTTTCACGACGTCACCACGCTGCGCCATGCCGAAAAGGCGCTGGAAGCGGGCGTCGATGGGCTGATCCTGGTGTGCACGGGCGCGGGCGGCCACGCCGGCACGCTCAGCCCCTTTGCGCTGCTGTCCGAAGTCCGCCGCTTCTATGACGGCCCGCTGATCCTGTCCGGCGCCATCACGTCCGGCGCGCACGTGCTGGCGGCGCTGGCCATGGGCGCCGACTTTGCCTATATGGGTACGCGCTTTATCGCCAGCCAGGAAGCCAACGCCAGCGAAGGCTACAAATCCGCCATCGTCGAAGCCAGCGCGTCCGACATTCTGTACACGCCATTCTTCACCGGCATCCCGGGCAATTACCTGAAGGCCAGCATCACCGCCTCGGGCCTGGACCCCGCCAACCTGCCACAGCCGGACAGCGGCGCCTCCAACTTTGGATCGTCGCGGGTCAAGCCGTGGAAAGACATCTGGGGCGCGGGCCAGGGCGTGGGCGGCATCGCCAGCGTGTTGCCCACGCGCGAAATCGTCGCCACGCTGCGCCGCGAATATGCCCAGGCCAAGGCGCAGCTGGAAGGCAGGTCGTTCGCATGA